The genomic window TGGTGTATTTCCAGACAACGCACTTGGGGCGTACCGATTCCAGTGTTCTACGAGCGAGAAGGTAATGAGGTGCTGTTGAACGACGAGACCCTTGCTCATGTCAAGGCCCTGATAACAGAACATGGTGCCGACGTGTGGTGGGAACGCAATGAAGTCGAGCTTTTGCCACCGGCCTATGCCGCAGAAGCTGAACGATGGCGTAAAGGAACCGACACGATGGACGTATGGTTTGACTCGGGCTCGAGTTGGGCGGCTGTTGCCAGTCAACAAGAGGGCCTCGCCTACCCTACTGAGCTGTACCTAGAAGGCTCTGACCAACACAGGGGCTGGTTTCAGTCTTCTTTGCTGACCTCCGTAGCCATCAACAGCCAAGCTCCCTATCGGCAGGTGCTCACCCATGGCTTCGCCCTCGATGAGAAGGGCCGAAAAATGAGCAAATCACTAGGGAATGTCGTCGATCCAGCGGTGATTATCGACGGTGGCAAAAACCAGAAACAAGAACCTCCCTACGGCGCCGACGTTCTGCGCCTATGGGTGAGCTCTGTTGATTACTCCGCCGATGTTCCGATCGGAGCCAGCATTCTGCGTCAGATCGCAGATGTGTATCGCAAGGTGCGTAACACGTCCCGCTATCTGCTGGGAAACCTGCACGACTTCGATCCCGAGCGCGACGCGATTCCCGTGCCAGAACTACCCCTACTCGATCGCTGGATGCTGCAACGCACAGCTGAGGTCATGGATGAGATCTCAACGGCCTTTGATCGCTACGAGTTCTATCGCTTCTTCCAGTTACTCCAGAGCTACTGCGTGGTCGACCTATCGAACTTCTACCTCGATATTGCCAAGGACCGGCTCTATGTGAGCTCACCATCCGAACGTCGCCGACGCAGCTGTCAAACGGCGATGGCTCTCATCATTGAGCGTTTAGCTGGGGCCATTTCCCCAGTGCTATGTCATATGGCGGAAGACATCTGGCAGAACCTGCCCTACTCCGTAGCGGAAGACTCTGTCTTTCGTAGGGGATGGCCCACGGTCCCAGAGACCTGGCGAGACCCCTCAATGATGGCGCCAATGCACCAGCTACGTGAACTGCGCAGCGCCGTGAACCGCGTTCTAGAAGACTGCCGAAGCCAAGGAGAGCTGGGTGCGGCACTTGAAGCAGCTGTCCGTTTGGAAGCGCACAGCGAAGCGCTCCAGGAAGCACTCGACTGGCTCAGGCAGCAAGGAGATCCCGATGTGGATGGATTGCGCGACTGGTTGCTGGTATCTCACTTACAAGTAGGTGGTGAACCATGGGCAGAACTACTGGCAAGTCAGGACAACGCCTTAGCGACGATCGAGGTTGCCAGGGCTCGCGGTAGCAAATGCGAACGCTGTTGGCACTACGAAACTGATGTCGGCCAGCACACGACACATCCCACCCTTTGCGGACGCTGCGTGGGCGTGCTCGAACATCAATAAAAAAAAAAGGGGGGGGGGCTCCACGACAGCCCCCCCATCCATCACAACCATGTCACCACCAATGTCATCAGCACTGAGCCTTTGCGTCACTAGCGATATCCAGAGGCTTATCCAAGTCAATGCGGTGATGACATCAGCTCACAAGCAGCACACACGCATCCAGAACGGCAGTCATTGAACATTCTGCTTGAAAAAGCAAAACTCAAAGCATCGAAAGGGTGCCAAAAAATCATTCAATCGCGCAGTGGATTCAATGATCAAGCCTCCATCAAAAAGCTCCAGTAGCAGAATCCGGCAATGGCATAGGGTCAACGTCAGGCAAACCAGATAGAAAAGATGTCTCTTCTTTGCTCGCCTGCTCTAAAAGGCCTGCATTCGAATTTGTATTAGCTTCTGCGGAAGGTGATCCACAGATAACCGCAGCAATACAAATTGCAGCAATCAGCGTAAAGAACTTGTCGGTAATCAGCTCGGCTTTGTCGAATGTCATTGTCCTGATTTGGTTGTGAGGACAACCTGTCCTCGATGCACATAGCTTCTCTGCAAGTTCTCTGTGTTGTGTTGACGCGCCGCAAGACCTGAGGTGATTTTGCTCACAGCTCCTCTATCGCATCAAAGGCAATAGGGTCAGAATTCACCAGCAACCCGACCCTGACGGGGAAGTCGCACCAGGAGCCACTGCAGCAAGCCCACGACATAAGCCACCAAGGCCACATAACCAATAAATGCGGCGACCGCTTCGGTCCACTGTCCACCGAAAACGAAATCGAACAGTCGCTCCGCAACCCGATGCAACCCCTGCGGAGCCTCAAGCCAGACGCGACAATTAGCCCCTGCAACGTCCTTGACGCAAGCAAGACTGGTTGACGCCATAGCCGCGGCCATTAGACCGAATCCGCTCAGAGCCCAGCGCCAAATACGCACCGTTAATGGCAGAGGCCGCCAGGGGGGTAAATCGGCAAGCTCCTCATTAAGGTCTACCCAAAACCAAACTGAAGCCACCATCAACAAGGGTGCCAAAAAGGTCGTCAGATAACCAATAGGCCTTTGATCGGTCAGCAACAGCACGCTGATGGCTAGCAAACTGGCAATCTTCCAATAGATGGTCAGTAAACGCACCATCGAAGCCTCCCGACGCACCGAAGCCCAGATCAACAAAACAAATGGCAGGCCCAGTGCAAACATTGCCGCAAGGCGGTAGGTCAGCCAGACCAGAGTGCGATAGGGGAGTTCAGGCACTTAGGAGGTTCGTGAAGGCGTCATTATCAATGCTGGCCTGAGTTCCGTCAGTGTTGTTAGGGTCCAATTCATGGAGCCCTTCTCTCCGCTCAATTGGTTCAGACGCAGCTCATCCCAGGCCAGCTGCCGAACGGCATTGTCCAGCCAACCTTCCCTTGAAGCTGCGGTTAACGAGGTGGCGGCAGCCCTGGCGGGGGGCAGCTCGGCCGATCTAGCACTCGTCTTTGCCTCCACCCACTACGCCAGCGATCTACAGCGATTGCTGCCTTTATTGCAGCGTCGACTGAAAGCAACCCACTGGTTGGGGTGTGCCGGTGGAGGCGTGATTGGCACCACAGCCAAAGGGAATGCCTCAGAGCTCGAAAAAGAACCTGCTCTCAGCATCACCATGCTGCAGCTGCCAGGAGCCATTCTCAAGCCCTTCTACCTTGAAACCCAGTCATTACCAGACCTAGATGGACCAGCTCAGCACTGGCAAGAATGGGTTGGAGCTGATCCTTTCAATGCCCGCAGCATGTTGCTGCTTGTGGATCCCAGCTCACGCTCAATCAATGATCTCATTAGCGGCCTGGATTACGCCTACCCAACCACGACCAAACTCGGTGGCATTGCCGGCCCTCATAATGCCCCTCATGGCTCCCTGTTCTTTGACGACCGCGTTGTCATGGGCGCCGTTGGCTGCAGCTTTGGGGGCGACTGGAATCTGGAAGTCGTGGTCGCACAGGGTTGCAAACCGATTGGTCCTGTGTTCGCCATTGAACAGGTGCAAAAAAATATTCTTTTGGAGCTCAGTCACGAAAACCAGCGGGACAGTCCGATGGCCTGCCTACAACGCGTGTTAGATGATCTCTCAGAAGAAGAACGAGAGATGGTCCGGCATTCACTTTTTTTAGGAATAGAACGACGCGATCTGGTGTTAGCAGGAACCGGAGCACCTCAGCCTCAAGGAGCTTTTTTGGTGAGGAACCTGATCGGAGTAGATCCCAAGAATGGTGCCGTTGCCGTCGCCGAGCAAATAAGAGCTGGCCAAAACGTGCAATTTCAGCTGCGGGAAGCTGAGGCCTCACGGCAAGAATCTGAGCTACTGCTCGGTGCCGCAAGAGAGCGCAATACCAGCCCCCCTCTCTTCGGCCTATTAATGGCTTGCCTCGGGCGAGGACATGGCCTCTACGGCGTACCCAATGGTGATGTACACATCGCACGCAAACTGATGGCAGAACTACCTATCGCTGGAGTGTTCTGCAACGGTGAAATCGGCCCTGCCGGAGGCGTTGGCGCTACCCACATTCACGGTTACACGGCCTGCTGGGGTTTGCTTAGGCATGACCCCTCTTCCTCGGAACCAGCCAAATCGGTCTAAGTGTGCGCCAGCACGTCAATCCTCTCAGCCGTTTCTTCCAACTTCCAAGGCCACTGCCAAGCCCGGAAGAAATGTTTGCGCAATCCAGCCGCCCTCTCCATCTCGACATCGGTTGTGCTCGAGGTGGCTTCCTGTTAAGCCTGGCTCCACTTCAACCAGAGTGGAATCATGTGGGTGTTGAGATTCGCCACCCGCTTGTGCTTTCAGCGGAAAGGGATCGCCAAGAACTCGAACTCGACAACCTCCGCTTCTTGTTCTGCAACGTCAATGTGAGCCTTGAGGAGTGGCTTGATGCCCTGCCTAGAGATCAGCTGCAATGGGTGTCCATCCAGTTCCCAGACCCCTGGTTTAAACGTCGTCATCAGAAGCGCAGGGTGCTGCAACCCTCCCTGTTAATCGCCTTAGCAACAGCCCTGCAACCAGGCCGTGAACTCTTTATCCAGAGTGATGTGCTGTCTGTTATCGAGCCGATGGTGATGCTGATTGAACAAAGCAACTGTTTCGAGCGTCCTAAAAATGATTCCCATGCCTGGCAAAAGGCCAACCCACTGCCCGTGCCGACGGAGCGAGAACGTTATGTGCTCGATCAGGGCCTACAGGTTTACCGCAGGCTCTACCAACGCAACGACCAACAAGCTCCTGAACTGTCCAACCTCGAAGCTTTATGGCAACAGGTCGATAATCCAAGTAAAGAAGAACATAGCGACTGCTGATGCCTAAGACTGCGGCCCCACAGCCCCTTCTACTGCGCTGGCAGGGACACATTCCCTCCTCTGAGGCGATGCAAATGCGCCTGCAGTGGATTGCGGGGTTGCTGTTGATGATGCTCCTAGCAACCCTGCCCATGCTGACTCGAACCGGACTTGGACTAACAATCCTCGCGGCCGGAGCGTTATGGATCATCTGGGGCTGCGTGACACCAGCTGGCCGAATTGGAAGCATCAGTAGCTGTTTACTTGTGTTTTTCGCTATTGCATGTCTCGCCACAGGGTTCTCACCCGTTCCATTAGCAGCTGCCAAAGGATTGATCAAACTCATCAGCTACCTGGGGGTGTACGCACTGATGCGACAGCTACTAGCCACCAGTAGCGACTGGTGGGATCGCCTGGTGGCTGCCCTCCTAACCGGCGAACTGATCTCTTCTGTGATCGCAATCAGGCAGCTCTATGCCCCTGCTGAGGAAATGGCCCACTGGGCAGATCCCAATTCAGTGGCTGCAGGGACAGTGCGAATTTATGGTCCGCTTGGTAACCCCAACCTGCTAGCCGGCTATCTCATGCCCATCCTGCCGCTGGCCTTAGTAGCCCTACTGAGATGGCAAGGCTTGGGAGCAAAGCTTTACGCGATGGTCGCTCTAGGGCTTGGTATCACAGCAACCCTATTCAGCTTCAGCCGCGGTGGATGGCTAGGCATGCTTTCGGCTCTAGCTGTGATTTTGGTGCTGCTGCTGTTGCGCAGTACCAGCCACTGGCCTCTCGTCTGGCGTCGTCTGCTGCCCCTAATCGTGATTGTTTTAGGCACAGCCATGCTGGTGATAGCCGCAACCCAGATTGAGCCCATCCGCACCCGAATCACAAGCTTGATCGCAGGGCGAAGTGACAGCTCTAACAACTTCCGCATCAACGTTTGGCTATCAAGCCTTGAAATGATTCAGGCACGCCCGTGGCTGGGTATTGGCCCTGGCAACGCTGCCTTCAACAGGATCTATCCGCTCTTTCAACAGCCCAAATTCAACGCCCTAAGTGCCTACTCTGTTCCCCTGGAAATCCTTGTAGAAACCGGACTGGCTGGCCTCATGGCAAGTCTCGCTCTAGTAATTACCGGCATGCGCAAGGGCCTCGCTGGCCTCAACTCAAATCATCCGCTGGCCCTCCCCGCTCTAGCAAGCCTGGCCGCCATCGCTGGGCTTGCGGTTCATGGCATCACAGATACCATTTTTTTTCGACCTGAGGTTCAACTCGTGGGCTGGTTCTGCCTCGCCACACTGGCCCAAACACAGCCAGAACAAAAGCAACTCCAACAGACAGAGTGAACGGCCTTTTCCTTGCAGGCTTTGATGCAGGCCAAACACAAACCCGATGCCGCCTAAGCCGCTGGCATCAAAATCAATGGTTGCCGATTGCAGAGGGCCTCGGCAGCGGCGTCATTCACCTGCACGCCTCTGACGGTGAAGAACACTTTGAGAAAGCACTGCGAAGCAGCTTCAGCAAGGCTGTCGGCAATGCTGGATTGAGATCTGAAAAAGCTCTGATCTCTGCAGCGGCCGTCGGAGCAAGCGGAATAGAACATGACACCCCACTGCAAGAGCAAGCGCAGCACTTGCTCGCGCGTTGTCTAAACATCCCATCAAACCAATGCCTAGCAACTGGGGATGAACGCATTGCCCTGCATGGGGCCTTCCCCCAAGACGCAGGCATTGTGTTGATCAGTGGCACCGGCATGATCTGCATCGGGCGAAACGATCAAGGAAAAGAACAACGCTGTGGCGGCTGGGGTTGGCTACTTGATGAGGGTGGCTCAGCTCAAAACCTCGGACAAAAGGGGCTACAGCTCAGCCTGCGCATGGCCGATGGCCGTATCCCCGATCGACCTCTACGCGAGAAACTCTGGCGCGCTCTCAATTGCTCATCGGCAGCAGCTATCAAAGCCCTTGTTGTGCAGCCCAGTTTCGGTGCTGCCGGGTTTGCTCAACTCGCCCCACTCGTCGTTGCAGAAGCTCAGGTAGGCGATAAGGATGCCATCGCAATCCTTGAACAATCAGCCCACTGCATCGCCGAAGCGATCGCAGGAGTTGCCCAAAGCCTTGAGTTATCGGCTCCCAAGATCTGTGGCAACGGCGGAGCCTTTGAACATCTACAACCCTTTCGCGAGCTGATCGAGCAAGCCATTGCCAAGCGACTGCCTACTGCAAGCTGGATCAAAGGCCAGGGGGATGCTCTGGATGGTGCTCTGCAGCTTGCACTTCGCCAACTCAAACGCAACCCCGATTGAGGTGTTGCTCGGCAAGGTCGGCCAACTGTGCTGTCCAGAACTCCACGGCAGCAGAATCCGCCGCTTCAATCATCACTCTTAACAACGGCTCCGTTCCACTCGCCCTTACCAAGACTCGGCCATCTTCACCCATGGCTGCTTCTGCCGCCAAGACCGCCTCCTGCAGAGGCTCACAATGCTGCCAACCCATACGTCGTTCCAAATCAGGAACGCGCACATTGACCAACTTTTGTGGGAACGCCTGGAAACTCTGATCCAACCACTCACCAAGACTCAGCCCCCTGCCATGACAGAGAGTGGCAAGCTGCAAAGCAGTGAGCACACCATCACCACAAAGGCCATGAGCTGCTGAAAGGATATGGCCAGACTGTTCACCACCTAAAGCAGCATTGCTCTCCACCATGGCGGCATAGACATGCTGATCACCTACCGGCGTGCGTTCAAGAACCCCACCTCTTTGCTGCCAAGCCCTCTCAAATCCGAGATTCGACATCACCGTGGCCACAAGCCTTTGTTGAGGTAAAGCCTGCCGATCCTGAAGGTCTGATCCCCAGAGGTAGAGCACATGGTCACCATCGACGACGCGACCGTGTCCATCCAAAGCCAGCATCCGATCAGCATCCCCATCAAAGGCAAAGCCCATGATCGCGCCGCGCTCAATCACAGCTCGACGCAACGGCTCGAGCTGGGTAGAACCACAACCGACATTGATGCGCCTGCCATCCGGTTCACCATGCAACACAGTGAGATCAGCCCCAAGGGCCGCAAACACCTCAGCACCACAGGCTGTTGCCGCTCCCCAGCAGAGATCAAGCACAATGGGCACGCCATCCAGGCGTTGATGCAGCACTGAGGCAAGCAGGGCATCGCGATAGTGGCTAAGAAGCTCGTTGCGCTGATAAGCAGGGCCGCAACTCGTGATCGTTGGTCGACCTTTGTCACCAATGGCCTCGCCGCGAAGCCCCGCTTCGATGAGACCCTGCTTTGCTGGGCTTAATTTGGCACCATCGGCCCCAAACACCTTGATGCCATTGTCTTCAGGTGGGTTATGACTTGCTGAAACCATCAAACCGCCTGCAGCACCAAGCTTGCGAATTAATCCAGGCACAGCTGGGGTGGGACATAAGCCCAAGGTCCACACTTCCCGCCCTGCAGCGGTTAAACCAGCCGTTAATGCCGAGGCCACCATGGCCCCACTGCTACGGGAATCCATCCCGATCAACACCGGGCCTTGATCAGGCAACACCTGACCACACCAGTAGCCCACCTGCAAAATAAACGCAGGCGTCAGCAACGTTCCGACCCGACCGCGAATGCCATCTGTGCCGAAGCTGGCCTGGGCCGTCCCGAGGGGAACACCTAAGGGGTCAAGAGCAGCAAAGACCATCAGGTCTCAAAAGTGGATTGAAGGTTAAAGGGCATGCGCCTGAGACTCAAGCGAGAGGGGACATGATCGAAGACAGTCTCAACGCCAAAAGCATGGGAGCCCAGAGCCAAGTAACGGGTTCAGGCACGCTTCAAACCACAACCAAAGCCACAATCCATCAAGGCCACAACGGCATGGGCCAAAGCCAGCACAATCCCTCAACGAATCATGCCGCTTCCGCAACGGATGCACACTCAGAGCGGTGAGCCTGAGCAAGCGGCATCAATCCTTGCGAAGACTGCATCACACAACTGAACTTCATCACCACAGAATGCCAACAGTTTCTGCTCTGGCGTGATCGCGAGCCCCTTTCGCGGATTCCCTCTACTCGGAGGTACAGCCCTACTCAGCTTGGCGGCAAGCCTCGCTGGGCAAGCCCTTTTAAAACCACAGCTCAAGCGACTTACGCCAAGAATGTCGCAAACAGAGCTCTGGCAGGCCTATCGCTGGTCAATCGATCCCCAGCAACGCCGAGATGCCTCATTGCTGCTCGTGAGCAAGACAAAAGGATCAACCCTTAGGCATCAGAGGCTGTTGGCCGGCCAAGGCTGGGGGAACAGCCCCTTAGCAGCCGTTGCCCTCAAGCTGCAAGCCCAAACAGCCGAGCGTCTTGGGGAAAAATCAAAGGCCAATCATCTTTGGCAAAGCCTGCTGAAACGTTTTCCAAACACGACGACGGCTGCTGATGCGTATTACAGCCTCGGGCGCCATAACCCTGAACTGCGTCAGCAACTCCTTCAGCAACATCCTGCTCATCCAGCGGCACTAG from Prochlorococcus marinus str. MIT 9313 includes these protein-coding regions:
- the ileS gene encoding isoleucine--tRNA ligase encodes the protein MTQGKQPDGVARTSYKDTLNLLQTSFGMRANASQREPELQEFWKQQGIDLELGLNNQGQNFTLHDGPPYANGALHMGHALNKVLKDIINKHQILRGRQVRFVPGWDCHGLPIELKVLQNLNQEQREALTPLKLRKKAAAFARKQVDSQMAGFRRWGIWADWEHPYLTLQKEYEAAQIQVFGKMFQKGYIYRGLKPVHWSPSSRTALAEAELEYPDGHTSPSVYVAFPAAKLPEKLRTSLGNQGLELPNNGLELGQALQIAIWTTTPWTLPANLAVSVNEKLDYSFAVDNQGRLLLVAAELLPSLRDTLALELTARATVKGALLAGLIYKHPLLDRDSPIVIGGEYITTESGTGLVHTAPGHGVDDFNTGQKHDLGMLCPVDESGTMTSEAGPFAGLNVLKDANPTIIAALEERGALLKHEPYAHRYPYDWRTKKPTIFRATEQWFASVEGFRNEALTAINSVEWLPASGRNRMEAMVRERGDWCISRQRTWGVPIPVFYEREGNEVLLNDETLAHVKALITEHGADVWWERNEVELLPPAYAAEAERWRKGTDTMDVWFDSGSSWAAVASQQEGLAYPTELYLEGSDQHRGWFQSSLLTSVAINSQAPYRQVLTHGFALDEKGRKMSKSLGNVVDPAVIIDGGKNQKQEPPYGADVLRLWVSSVDYSADVPIGASILRQIADVYRKVRNTSRYLLGNLHDFDPERDAIPVPELPLLDRWMLQRTAEVMDEISTAFDRYEFYRFFQLLQSYCVVDLSNFYLDIAKDRLYVSSPSERRRRSCQTAMALIIERLAGAISPVLCHMAEDIWQNLPYSVAEDSVFRRGWPTVPETWRDPSMMAPMHQLRELRSAVNRVLEDCRSQGELGAALEAAVRLEAHSEALQEALDWLRQQGDPDVDGLRDWLLVSHLQVGGEPWAELLASQDNALATIEVARARGSKCERCWHYETDVGQHTTHPTLCGRCVGVLEHQ
- a CDS encoding DUF3177 family protein, whose protein sequence is MPELPYRTLVWLTYRLAAMFALGLPFVLLIWASVRREASMVRLLTIYWKIASLLAISVLLLTDQRPIGYLTTFLAPLLMVASVWFWVDLNEELADLPPWRPLPLTVRIWRWALSGFGLMAAAMASTSLACVKDVAGANCRVWLEAPQGLHRVAERLFDFVFGGQWTEAVAAFIGYVALVAYVVGLLQWLLVRLPRQGRVAGEF
- a CDS encoding FIST signal transduction protein; translation: MEPFSPLNWFRRSSSQASCRTALSSQPSLEAAVNEVAAALAGGSSADLALVFASTHYASDLQRLLPLLQRRLKATHWLGCAGGGVIGTTAKGNASELEKEPALSITMLQLPGAILKPFYLETQSLPDLDGPAQHWQEWVGADPFNARSMLLLVDPSSRSINDLISGLDYAYPTTTKLGGIAGPHNAPHGSLFFDDRVVMGAVGCSFGGDWNLEVVVAQGCKPIGPVFAIEQVQKNILLELSHENQRDSPMACLQRVLDDLSEEEREMVRHSLFLGIERRDLVLAGTGAPQPQGAFLVRNLIGVDPKNGAVAVAEQIRAGQNVQFQLREAEASRQESELLLGAARERNTSPPLFGLLMACLGRGHGLYGVPNGDVHIARKLMAELPIAGVFCNGEIGPAGGVGATHIHGYTACWGLLRHDPSSSEPAKSV
- the trmB gene encoding tRNA (guanosine(46)-N7)-methyltransferase TrmB is translated as MRQHVNPLSRFFQLPRPLPSPEEMFAQSSRPLHLDIGCARGGFLLSLAPLQPEWNHVGVEIRHPLVLSAERDRQELELDNLRFLFCNVNVSLEEWLDALPRDQLQWVSIQFPDPWFKRRHQKRRVLQPSLLIALATALQPGRELFIQSDVLSVIEPMVMLIEQSNCFERPKNDSHAWQKANPLPVPTERERYVLDQGLQVYRRLYQRNDQQAPELSNLEALWQQVDNPSKEEHSDC
- a CDS encoding IctB family putative bicarbonate transporter translates to MPKTAAPQPLLLRWQGHIPSSEAMQMRLQWIAGLLLMMLLATLPMLTRTGLGLTILAAGALWIIWGCVTPAGRIGSISSCLLVFFAIACLATGFSPVPLAAAKGLIKLISYLGVYALMRQLLATSSDWWDRLVAALLTGELISSVIAIRQLYAPAEEMAHWADPNSVAAGTVRIYGPLGNPNLLAGYLMPILPLALVALLRWQGLGAKLYAMVALGLGITATLFSFSRGGWLGMLSALAVILVLLLLRSTSHWPLVWRRLLPLIVIVLGTAMLVIAATQIEPIRTRITSLIAGRSDSSNNFRINVWLSSLEMIQARPWLGIGPGNAAFNRIYPLFQQPKFNALSAYSVPLEILVETGLAGLMASLALVITGMRKGLAGLNSNHPLALPALASLAAIAGLAVHGITDTIFFRPEVQLVGWFCLATLAQTQPEQKQLQQTE
- a CDS encoding N-acetylglucosamine kinase, coding for MNGLFLAGFDAGQTQTRCRLSRWHQNQWLPIAEGLGSGVIHLHASDGEEHFEKALRSSFSKAVGNAGLRSEKALISAAAVGASGIEHDTPLQEQAQHLLARCLNIPSNQCLATGDERIALHGAFPQDAGIVLISGTGMICIGRNDQGKEQRCGGWGWLLDEGGSAQNLGQKGLQLSLRMADGRIPDRPLREKLWRALNCSSAAAIKALVVQPSFGAAGFAQLAPLVVAEAQVGDKDAIAILEQSAHCIAEAIAGVAQSLELSAPKICGNGGAFEHLQPFRELIEQAIAKRLPTASWIKGQGDALDGALQLALRQLKRNPD
- the glmM gene encoding phosphoglucosamine mutase; this translates as MVFAALDPLGVPLGTAQASFGTDGIRGRVGTLLTPAFILQVGYWCGQVLPDQGPVLIGMDSRSSGAMVASALTAGLTAAGREVWTLGLCPTPAVPGLIRKLGAAGGLMVSASHNPPEDNGIKVFGADGAKLSPAKQGLIEAGLRGEAIGDKGRPTITSCGPAYQRNELLSHYRDALLASVLHQRLDGVPIVLDLCWGAATACGAEVFAALGADLTVLHGEPDGRRINVGCGSTQLEPLRRAVIERGAIMGFAFDGDADRMLALDGHGRVVDGDHVLYLWGSDLQDRQALPQQRLVATVMSNLGFERAWQQRGGVLERTPVGDQHVYAAMVESNAALGGEQSGHILSAAHGLCGDGVLTALQLATLCHGRGLSLGEWLDQSFQAFPQKLVNVRVPDLERRMGWQHCEPLQEAVLAAEAAMGEDGRVLVRASGTEPLLRVMIEAADSAAVEFWTAQLADLAEQHLNRGCV